In one Vibrio sp. VB16 genomic region, the following are encoded:
- the proQ gene encoding RNA chaperone ProQ — translation MENTEKLKNSKEVIAHIAECFPKCFTLDGEAKPLKIGIFQDLAERLSEDLRVSKTQLRAALRQYTSSWRYLHGIKPGATRVDLDGNACGELEEEHVEHAKQALAESKARVQARRKEQAIKAREEGKAKQNATKPAQQRRAKPAAPQQKQNNKPAAPETRALTSDDMIVGKEVNVNMGKGNMAATIVEINKDDVRVRLTNGLQMVVKAEHLRA, via the coding sequence ATGGAAAACACTGAAAAGTTAAAAAACAGCAAAGAAGTAATCGCACATATTGCTGAATGTTTCCCTAAATGCTTTACTCTAGATGGTGAAGCTAAACCACTTAAGATCGGTATCTTTCAAGACCTCGCTGAGCGTCTGTCTGAAGATCTTAGAGTGAGTAAAACTCAATTACGTGCAGCATTAAGACAATATACTTCTTCATGGCGTTATCTTCATGGTATAAAACCAGGAGCGACTCGTGTGGATTTGGACGGTAATGCATGTGGTGAGTTGGAAGAAGAACATGTAGAGCACGCAAAACAAGCCTTGGCTGAGAGTAAAGCTCGAGTTCAAGCACGCCGGAAAGAGCAAGCAATTAAAGCTCGCGAAGAAGGCAAAGCGAAACAAAATGCGACAAAGCCAGCACAGCAACGTCGTGCTAAACCTGCCGCGCCGCAACAGAAACAAAATAACAAGCCTGCAGCCCCAGAAACACGTGCACTAACCTCTGATGATATGATCGTTGGAAAAGAAGTAAATGTGAATATGGGTAAAGGAAATATGGCTGCAACTATAGTTGAAATTAATAAGGATGATGTGCGTGTTCGCCTAACCAACGGTCTTCAAATGGTTGTTAAAGCGGAGCACTTACGCGCATAG